A window from Sus scrofa isolate TJ Tabasco breed Duroc chromosome 2, Sscrofa11.1, whole genome shotgun sequence encodes these proteins:
- the LOC100513843 gene encoding olfactory receptor 476-like: MCPTVENCTRVTWFLLLGLTEQAELKGILFGFFLFIYSVTLTSNLAMITLIHADLQLHTPMYFFLSVLSFIDCSFSTVNTPRLLESFLTSSQSISFAGCVVQMALMTLHGTAECLLLAIMAYDRFAAICHPLLYHTIMSQRLCVQLVAATYMASVASSALLTGYIFKLPYCGPNIINHYFCDIFPVLQLAVSYAYVLVTVSRMRSPEAQSKALSTCASHLTAICLFYGTVTFTYAQPSMRGSTEENKVVSVFYTVVIPMLNPLIYSLRNKDVKAALKRRGFGMLPS, encoded by the exons atGTGCCCCACGGTGGAGAACTGCACCCGAGTCACCtggttcctcctcctggggctcacGGAGCAGGCAGAGCTCAAGGGCATCCTCTTTGGGTTCTTCCTTTTCATCTATTCAGTCACCCTCACAAGCAATCTGGCCATGATCACCCTGATCCATGCAGACCTGCAGCTCCACacgcccatgtacttcttcctgagTGTCCTCTCCTTTATAGACTGCTCCTTCTCCACCGTGAACACCCCTAGGCTGCTGGAGAGCTTCCTCACCTCAAGCCAGTCCATCTCCTTTGCAGGCTGTGTGGTCCAGATGGCCCTCATGACTCTCCATGGCACTGCCGAATGTCTGCTCCTGGCCATCATGGCGTATGACCGATTCGCTGCCATCTGCCACCCTCTCCTCTACCACACCATCATGTCCCAACGTCTGTGTGTCCAGCTGGTGGCAGCCACCTACATGGCTTCTGTTGCCAGTTCAGCTTTGCTGACTGGGTACATCTTTAAGCTGCCCTACTGTGGCCCCAACATCATTAACCACTATTTCTGTGACATCTTCCCTGTGCTCCAACTTGC GGTTTCCTATGCCTATGTCCTGGTGACTGTGTCCAGGATGCGTTCCCCTGAGGCTCAGAGCAAAGCGCTctccacctgtgcctcccacctCACTGCCATCTGCCTCTTCTATGGCACCGTCACCTTTACGTATGCCCAGCCAAGCATGCGCGGTTCCACGGAAGAGAACAAGGTGGTGTCTGTCTTCTACACTGTGGtcatccccatgctgaaccctctgatctacagcctgaggaataaAGATGTGAAGGCTGCGCTAAAGAGGAGAGGCTTTGGCATGCTGCCTTCCTAA
- the LOC100513644 gene encoding olfactory receptor 1052-like, whose translation MVTPCFSSSSALPRVKHTRGMALGQNHTTVTRFILLGLTDQAHQKPLLFALFLLVYLVTLVGNLGLIDVIRTSTPLHTPMYFLLSVLSVLDVCNSSSFTPRLLVSLLATDRSISFTGCAVQMALLTLFGTEECLLLSVMAYDRFVAICRPLLYHTIMSKHLCVRLVLATCAVATLNSVLQTGNVFILPYCGPNIIDHYMCDIPPLLHLACSDTATANVILLVLSASVTLPTISVIVVSYAYILGTICRMRSLQAQSKAFSTCASHLTAVSLFYGSVFLVYVQPDPQRASAYNKILSVFYTIVIPMLNPLVYSLRNKDVKAAVQARGLRLHTRGMCQKGLW comes from the coding sequence ATGGTGACACCttgtttctcctcctcttctgcgTTGCCAAGGGTGAAACACACCAGGGGAATGGCCCTGGGACAGAATCACACCACGGTGACCAGGTTCATCCTGCTGGGCCTCACAGACCAGGCACACCAAAAACCACTCCTCTTTGCCCTCTTCCTGCTCGTCTACCTGGTGACTCTGGTGGGCAACCTGGGCTTGATAGATGTGATCCGCACCAGCAcccccctccacacccccatgtacttcctcCTGAGCGTGCTTTCCGTCCTTGACGTCTGCAATTCCTCCTCGTTCACCCCCCGACTGCTGGTCAGCCTCCTCGCCACTGACCGGTCCATCTCATTCACGGGCTGTGCGGTCCAGATGGCTCTGCTGACCCTCTTCGGCACAGAAGAATGTCTGCTCCTGTCCGTCATGGCCTACGACCGATTCGTGGCCATCTGCCGCCCTCTCCTCTACCACACCATCATGTCCAAGCACTTGTGTGTCCGGCTGGTGCTGGCCACCTGTGCCGTGGCGACGCTCAATTCGGTGCTGCAGACAGGGAATGTCTTCATCCTGCCCTACTGTGGTCCCAACATCATCGATCACTACATGTGCGACATCCCCCCCCTGCTCCACCTGGCCTGCTCAGACACCGCCACGGCCAATGTCATCTTGCTCGTCCTTTCTGCCTCCGTCACTCTCCCCACGATCTCCGTCATCGTGGTCTCTTATGCCTACATCCTGGGCACAATCTGCAGGATGAGGTCCCTGCAGGCCCAGagcaaggccttctccacctgcgcCTCCCACCTCACTGCCGTCTCCCTCTTCTACGGCTCCGTGTTCCTTGTCTACGTCCAGCCTGACCCTCAGCGGGCCTCCGCCTACAACAAGATCCTCTCCGTGTTCTACACCATCGtgatccccatgctgaacccgctggtctacagcctgaggaataaAGATGTCAAGGCCGCTGTGCAAGCGAGGGGCCTTCGCCTACACACAAGAGGGATGTGTCAGAAAGGTCTCTGGTAG